The following proteins are co-located in the Carassius gibelio isolate Cgi1373 ecotype wild population from Czech Republic chromosome A9, carGib1.2-hapl.c, whole genome shotgun sequence genome:
- the LOC128020147 gene encoding uncharacterized protein LOC128020147, whose amino-acid sequence MEEIIVENKPKLIKWLSSDSDIFLQYVQAKKLITTSQYTELMEMRAKERVIRLLDIILGNGENVCRKFLDLLKEDDVNESSPELREWIKTVDTEDQKTENDCKKESVDRPIQDQKPYRDCQQMPIQDCQRFLKKNLSFLVQKVCNIDPIIDDLDLHPESDAKVRVKSTNQEKMRTLLGHVNCESIAKDLVIALFKHEKHLMNELQNNY is encoded by the exons ATGGAGGAAATCATTGTGGAAAACAAACCTAAACTCATCAAATGGCTTAGTTCGGATTCAGACATTTTTCTGCAATATGTTCAAGCTAAAAAACTAATAACAACGTCGCAGTATACTGAACTGATGGAAATGAGAGCTAAGGAAAGGGTTATCAGACTTCTGGACATCATCCTTGGAAATGGTGAAAATGTGTGTCGAAAATTTCTGGATTTGCTGAAAGAAGATGATGTGAATGAAAGTTCTCCCGAACTCAGAGAATGGATCAAAACAGTGGACACTGAAG atcagaaaacagaaaatgactgtaaaaaagaAAGTGTTGACAGGCCAATACAAG ACCAGAAACCTTATAGAGACTGTCAACAGATGCCAATACAAG ATTGTCAGcggtttctaaaaaaaaacttaagttttTTGGTTCAAAAAGTGTGTAACATTGATCCAATTATTGATGATCTTGACCTACACCCTGAATCAGATGCAAAGGTGAGAGTGAAGTCAACCAATCAAGAGAAGATGAGGACACTGCTTGGCCATGTGAATTGTGAAAGCATTGCTAAGGACCTGGTCATCGCTCTGTTCAAGCATGAAAAACACCTAATGAATGAACTGCAGAACAACTACTGA